The genome window GAAATATGGAGAAGCTTTTTGACATTGATAACCATACAGGAAGTTTGTATCTTTGACGGATGGCTGTAAACTACTCTTAAGATAACTTAATATGGACAGAAGCTGACGCATTTTATAATTCGTAGGAGAAAATTCATGCCTATGCTGGAATCTATTGTGACAGCAAAAAagtctggagatcacagcgggtcagacagcatccatggagagagagcaaggtaaTGTTTCAAGTCGAGATTATTCTTCATCAGAGTTGCGTGGATGTcttctgacccgctgtgatctccagcgtttgtCATTTCCAATATATGACAATATTCGTGTTGATCGTCATCGCTCACCTAGTGGAAGACAATTTATTTGAAATTGGTATAAATAGTGAACAGGTATGATCCGGTTACTCAAGAGAACGATGACCGAGAAGTGCAATTAACCCTTTCATTGACCTCAACTTCTGTCATCAGCACCAAGAAGCTGAAAAACCGTCAAGGAAAACTAACTGATGAATAAATAATTAGAGGCAGAGGGCCAACCTCTCAATGAAAACTAAAGTCACATTGTAACGCTTAGTAATTTATTCTGGAGTGTCACGGACAGATTAATTAAATTAAGGGGTATCCAATATTTATGTTTCTTGCTCATTAAAAGTGATTCAGGACAAATATTACCTTAAGGGTTAATTCAGCTTCGCGCTCCAGGTATTGAAGGACTTGATGAATATTTAatgcaattctgatttcaaaATAACTCTTCTTTGAAGTAATTTAAAGATTTATCTTTGTGCCAATTTAAATTTGACGCTTCAAGAGCAGAGAAGACAGCCAGAAACGACCTCGTCCTCATCATCATCAAGGCCGAAtgatggaaaagtgcagcaacaaTCTCCAACACCGACACAACATGAAACACGAGCAGAGTGTCACTGCTAGCTCAGTTCAGTCGGGAGACGAGAGGTTTACCTTTCCTTTGATATTTTCTCTGCATTACGACCAGCAGCGCGATCACATCACAGATTAACAGGACTGCCAACGCTAAGCAGATGATGCCAGGTATGGAAATAGATGTCCTTGCCTGTCCTTAAAGAAAGGATTAAAGAGAGATTTCGCTGAGTTATCATCTGCATTGTATAACTGTAAAGAGACCATGCATCAGAAAACGTTGAAATTAGCTTCAACACCGCGAAAATGCCAAAAGTATCAAAGTCACTCATCAGGAATGGAACAACACAAATGTTAATGATAGTATCAATCATAACTACCAGCAAGTGGAGATGAACGGGATGACAGCAACAAATCAGGTCCTGTGgaagagattatacaaatattcGTGAAGATGCAATTTAATTCAGGAGGACAAATGCCAGCATGTATTTTGAAAACTTAATGTCGAGTGATCGTCACAAAGTCAACATAATGCTTACCAGAACAGATCACATGGGCAATTCCCTTGCGATCACACTCCTTTTGCGTTGGTTCCATGGACAGACAGTCTGACAGAGAGGATTCACTTCCCTTACACTTCACATCATTCTGCCAGATTATGCCTTTCGCCTGGGAATAAGCGGACCCTCCTTGGGATGATAGAGCGAAGCCACATCCCAGCTGTCTGCAGACAACATTGGCCTCAGTCAAATCCCAGGAATCGCCACACAACGCGCCCCAACCTTCATCGCACATTATCTCCACTCTCCCAGAACAGTTGCTGCTTCCTCCAACCAGGGTCACGTTGTGTTGCGAATCTGTGATAAAGAACTGGTTATTACTGAAAGCATGACAGAGCAGAAACGCCATTCCGAGAGTTGACACAATCATGAGGACGCACCTGCTTGCTGATGGCAAGAATTTGAATTGAGGGACTGCTCCTTTGTTGCATTGGTCTCTGTGAAGAGGAGGAACATGTTGACTCCATTGGAAATCAGTTTTTGAAATGACAATGGAAATTTGAGATTTGCTGTGTTACCTGAACAAATAACACCTGCATCTTCCCTGTGTTCGCAGTTGTGTTGACCCCACGGATTTCTCTTACATTGCCACAGGGTTGGCTCGTGTGACAGGCACTCCACTTCATCGAGCCAAATAGGTCCCGTTCCTGCTCCGAATCGCTGAGTGTAATAATCAATGTCCTGGAGAGCACCgcactgcaactgtttacaaatcACTTCCCCATCGTGGAAGTCCAGACTTTCTGAGCACACCGTGCCCCAGGCCTCATTGTAGAACACttccactctcccctcacaccGATGCTTTCCATTCACCAGCCGCATCTCCTTGTGTTCTGTTTATATAATAGCAGACCGCCATATTGACAGATAGTTTATGTCTTCAGTACGAAACAGTGACTATTCTCTGATATGCAGCACAGGTGCCATAAATTAAGGTGGTACATAAGCAACCTTATTATGCGATTGGAAGGAGTTCAAGACATATCAAGGAGAAGCAAGAGTTTGAGTTTGAAAAGACATTGAACAATGTGCCACTAGAACCTTGATAGGATTGATAATGCAAAGTTGTAGACAAAGGAAACTGACAGCAAACCGAAAGTCTGGCCTCACAATAGTTTGTCATATTTACAGATGAGTGGAAGTGATCTGCTGGAATTGGGACGGGTCGCATGTCTATTTAGTATTGCAGGAAGCAAATTAGATTCGGTAACCCCAAGCCAATTACAAACATTCTGATTGACAACAAATTACAGAGGATAGTTGCAATTAAAGACAATCGCCACAAAGAAAAATGCATAGTAATAAATGGGCAGTATGGGTGTCCAATGCgtgatggaattttaattcacTTAAGTCTAATGTGGTGAAATCTGACAGAAAGCATGAAGAGGGCAGACACGAATTGTAAACAAGAAATCCTTCTGATACTTGGTTGCAGAGAGATCAAGGGAGACACAGAAGGCTGGGCTGGCAGTGGCTGTGCATAAAACTTGAAGTCATAAATAACAGTCTGTGACACGTAAGTCCTTTTGGACATCGCGGAGAATACTCACTTCACCCAGACTAGTGATGCTGGTCCACCAATTACACATTTCGCACTGAGCATGACGTGTTATTTGGAGAAATATATGCATGGGAAGACTGTTTATTACTGATAAaaccagagagtcatagagatgtccagctcagaaatagactcttcggtccaacacatccataccaaccagttatcctaacctaatctagtcccatgtgcctgcACTTTCCCCACATCCATCTAAATATTTCCTGTCGGTATAGCCGTCTAGATGCTTTCCAAATACTGCAAATGTAGCAACCTCCACTACGTCCACTGGAAGGTTTTTCTATCCAagcaccacacacacagattAAAAGAtgtcccttagttcccttttatattttctcctctcaccttacaccGATGCCATCTATTTCTGAACACACTCACCCAGGgcaatcctatccatgccccttatgattttataaacctcaataaggtcacccctctgtcttcgacacttcagggaaaatacctcCAGAATATACAGTcgctcactatagctcaaatcttccaaccttgcAAATTCcccttgcaattttttttttctggacagTTTCAAattttataacatccttcctataggaaggacaccagaattgcacgcaatattcaaaaagctggccgaatcaatgtcctttgcagctgcaacatgacctcccaactcctgtactcagtactctgagcaagaaaggaaagcatacctaacgtcttcttcactatcctatctacctgcgactccactttcaaggaactatgagcatgaactccaaggtttctttgctcagcaacgCTTCTGAGGACCTTGTCATTGCGTGTATAATTACTGCCCTGACTTGCttttccgaaatgcagcacctcgtatttatctaaattaaaatccatctgacactcctcagcctatttccctatctgttcaagatcccatttcattctgaggtaaccttattcactgcccactacacctccaatgttggtgtcatctgtaaacttactagcTATGCCTCCTATatccacatccaaatcagtttTTGTAAATGTCGAAAAGTAGTGAACcgagcaccgattcttgtggcgcacaactggtcacaggcatccaatctgaaaacaaatactccaccaccactctctgtcttccatcttcgagccagttctatatccgaATGTTTAGTTCCCATTGTAATCTGTGAAgcctaaccttgctaaacagtctcccatgggaaacattgtcgaacaccttactgaagtccacaaagACCACCTCTACTGCTTTGCcccatcaatcatctttgttacttcttcaaaagcatCAATCAATTTCGTGAGACATGACATaccgtgcacaaagccatgctgactatccataatctgtccttgcctttccaaattcatgtaaattctgtctctcaggacgccctccaacaacttgcccagaaccaatgtcaggctcacctcgGTCTcccgttccctggcttttccttatgaCAATTCTTAAGTAGTGGTACCAC of Hemiscyllium ocellatum isolate sHemOce1 chromosome 27 unlocalized genomic scaffold, sHemOce1.pat.X.cur. SUPER_27_unloc_2, whole genome shotgun sequence contains these proteins:
- the LOC132807652 gene encoding scavenger receptor cysteine-rich type 1 protein M130-like — translated: MAFLLCHAFSNNQFFITDSQHNVTLVGGSSNCSGRVEIMCDEGWGALCGDSWDLTEANVVCRQLGCGFALSSQGGSAYSQAKGIIWQNDVKCKGSESSLSDCLSMEPTQKECDRKGIAHVICSGPDLLLSSRSSPLAGQARTSISIPGIICLALAVLLICDVIALLVVMQRKYQRKGRYTGGSSLGLYQGIYEEIADIPPVKKTSEKHGSVISASVGSVNRIEYYTSHGFGDNNLGSDDLEVNANRSLGVYVFTFSQFIFVLDSPSAV